From Topomyia yanbarensis strain Yona2022 chromosome 1, ASM3024719v1, whole genome shotgun sequence, one genomic window encodes:
- the LOC131677302 gene encoding cadherin-89D isoform X2: protein MQFLRLKEDFPVGGEIVSLYAFPRNSILIARTENSSDGEYFRLKEVNSTVVSVILNRSLDDLVDSDSPQSILKFSVFCSGTAMKTDNQSSFFTITVYIEDINDNDPEFINLPYALTLDESTPIETVVFNRIKAIDRDKPNTPNSDIEYSIAPKQLKSGDFPFRLESAQRPKLILQRPLDFDSGLHSMSVLVYAHDRGNPSRSANATVRVTIRDIDDLGPIFTRTIYRTKLKESFPITGKPVHVPIYFDPPIAAFDQDSLNATLIYSIVSGNERKLFWMSSETGTLFLQKEIDLEAESLPDNTITLQIEARQANNPSKAALARVDLEIIDLNDNLPEFEVDLYNISIIENLPKGFSILQVNALDRDQGENAEFYYYLANEEPKGAFVVDHVSGWIVVNDETFLDKETRSSLRMTVNAMERVEQVDRSRNYGTVQVAITLLDTNDNTPEFEQGTLYEFKTNCTAGVGTKVGTIKAKDPDDLGNGRVQYRVKNVRPNLVIPFRVDPDTGDIIVSDPLTYGKIAFFVEARDQPLNPSESRFNVALITIDIVCQSIEDIEFIGAPYEFWVGADAAVGASVGQIRTTFDMNTDEEIFFDLLHSYAEGVPFAIEERSGIVTVIEGMDKFDRRCYEFETVVSYLPNADGRIMEELTPEAYNNLEKIIVTNVTIHVIKHNFMLLRGTNSTPIEFKIKENKPNAIIGQLKFQDFQEQCDADEKGLPPLISVRGERNRNDRQVFTLNSKNRTRYGRRFIREANPDYVQLYPLVTFDALYTSNASRKARNSRYSQTPTSGVQYSLINSYDVTDLIRLTNDGKLMTVKGLDREKQDTIKVTIIAEYFYKHRTFAGIYQVVILVEDENDNPPKFNQPFYLGVIAENSPIGTEIVLSNPIIITDPDAGINSEYDLILSGESNSFAVQFSNSTLSNYNKTVAHIFKNLQIANVDASNEMANRRTDFHAKPVEGGNGSTPHYNILFMGPNKLDREEIDSLSLKMMATDNDSLTSEVELRILILDVNDNPPIFEKVAIFRKSRCEMIENSSDLELFYLDELETEVLPEFVEMEREVGRFGYGVESLFEMVQSAPYIGIPRLFDGQLMMANRSPGGYRRKVYKPKAKLRSGVRNTRAVGRKPALRFSLPENVDVGKVILKLTASDDDFEKNSKVYYEIVNQEKWPAQNRSNYFKIDRNSGELKAVQRLPPEREIRLNVSAKDVGGLADVIGLEFKIYDVNDNSPVFEKQWYTFRVEEGNYPITGTRLGQVRATDEDLGMNGNVSYLLLAEDDAKIPFSISPLDGTIRVSGELDRETVSSYNFRVLASDNNLDLKRSAMVDVEVIVLDKNDNSPEFTAYDDLQYDRASMKRQPLYVSYININAKPGTFVKQVQARDNDFKENGNGLVIFSLTGQNDLLHFNIDPKEGVIVTAMKFIPPASRKSYQHINVTVVASDFGTPPRSSTALLIVNLQGSPERSNEAEEKVPLFPYKYYELELRENDHAPKIVLNVTLNKKYTNEAFRWQILNEEYGEKFRIDERNGSLWMLQPLDREEQDSYEIKIKVEKLRVRESRNIPSVLYALENPVRKRTQKLFDNEVEILVKVMDVNDNSPIFRENDGPIIAVVPDRANYGYPVLKVEAYDADIAGNGEIRYSLLNEPARLFSIDALSGQIRLLSSLVTFQDQVFGFDVKATDRVGADDGKSTIANVFVYVLNAHQEVCMVLSGAPVEVEKQMGMITASLSLATGYDVRIRALESNDKVEDATNLYLYAIDRRSNSLVDMAELQRSLASLDMSNLKPNLPIIELTELASNALEPHSYDAGMKGIELATVVIAGLIFAGGTATALCIACARYRRLIPLPNLSGANGSQDVRATGMRNTVSTLGGANNNNSNNNNNNANNNNTGSSLGGSISRPIARVDIQPVITRADLKNSIFHPNFHRQFVTNISTESAVPVPPGNDENNSDSYEDSLKDSLTSNTSL from the exons ATGCAGTTCCTACGGCTGAAGGAAGACTTTCCGGTGGGCGGAGAAATTGTGTCCCTGTATGCCTTCCCGCGCAATTCGATCTTGATCGCACGGACGGAAAACTCCAGCGACGGGGAATACTTTCGACTGAAGGAGGTCAACAGCACCGTTGTCAGTGTGATCCTGAACCGGAGCCTCGATGATCTGGTGGATAGTGACAGTCCTCAGAGTATACTGAAGTTTAGCGTGTTTTGCAGTGGGACGGCGATGAAGACGGATAAC CAGTCGTCATTTTTCACCATCACTGTTTACATAGAAGACATCAACGATAATGATCCCGAATTTATCAATCTACCGTACGCGCTGACGCTGGACGAATCAACGCCAATTGAGACGGTGGTGTTTAATAGAATTAAGGCAATTGATCGTGATAAGCCAAACACGCCGAATTCCGACATTGAGTACTCGATCGCACCGAAGCAGCTCAAAAGCGGCGACTTCCCGTTTCGTCTGGAGAGCGCGCAACGGCCGAAACTGATCCTGCAGCGGCCACTTGACTTCGACTCCGGTCTGCACTCGATGAGTGTGCTGGTGTACGCGCACGATCGTGGGAATCCGTCGCGATCGGCCAATGCCACCGTCAGGGTGACCATTCGGGACATCGACGATCTCGGGCCGATCTTCACGCGGACGATCTATCGTACCAAACTGAAGGAATCGTTTCCAATCACG GGTAAACCAGTTCACGTGCCAATCTACTTCGATCCGCCGATCGCAGCGTTCGATCAGGACTCGCTGAATGCCACCCTGATCTACAGCATCGTAAGCGGGAACGAACGCAAACTCTTCTGGATGTCGTCGGAAACGGGAACGCTCTTTCTGCAGAAGGAGATTGATCTTGAAGCGGAAAGTCTACCGGATAATACGATCACTCTACAGATCGAGGCTAGACAAGCCAATAACCCCTCGAAAGCTGCTTTGGCTAG AGTCGACCTGGAAATCATTGACCTCAACGACAACCTGCCGGAGTTCGAGGTCGATCTCTACAATATCTCAATCATCGAAAATCTCCCGAAGGGCTTCAGTATCCTCCAGGTCAACGCACTGGATCGCGATCAGGGGGAAAATGCTGAATTCTACTACTACCTGGCAAACGAGGAACCGAAGGGAGCTTTCGTGGTTGATCACGTGTCCGGTTGGATCGTAGTCAATGACGAAACCTTCCTGGATAAGGAAACTCGCAGCTCGCTGCGTATGACGGTTAACGCTATGGAACGCGTCGAACAGGTTGATCGCAGCCGAAACTATGGCACAGTTCAGGTGGCGATCACGCTGCTGGACACGAACGATAACACGCCGGAGTTTGAGCAAGGTACGTTGTACGAGTTTAAAACAAACTGTACTGCGGGAGTGGGAACTAAGGTCGGTACGATCAAAGCTAAAGATCCGGATGATTTGGGGAATGGTCGAGTTCAGTATCGTGTTAAAAATGTACGACCCAATCTGGTGATCCCGTTTAGGGTGGATCCGGACACGGGGGACATCATTGTGTCGGATCCATTGACATACGGAAAAATTGCCTTTTTTGTGGAAGCTCGCGATCAACCCCTGAATCCATCGGAGTCCAGATTCAACGTTGCGCTGATCACGATCGACATCGTGTGTCAATCGATCGAGGACATTGAGTTTATCGGTGCTCCGTACGAGTTCTGGGTCGGAGCGGACGCAGCCGTCGGGGCTTCGGTTGGACAAATTAGAACAACTTTTGATATGAACACCGACGAAGAGATCTTCTTCGATTTACTGCATTCTTACGCGGAAGGAGTTCCCTTCGCGATCGAGGAAAGATCCGGAATCGTCACCGTGATCGAGGGTATGGATAAATTTGATCGCCGTTGCTACGAGTTTGAAACCGTTGTTTCTTATCTTCCAAATGCCGACGGCCGCATCATGGAAGAGCTAACACCAGAAGCGTACAACAACCTCGAAAAGATCATCGTCACAAATGTAACCATTCACGTCATCAAACATAACTTTATGCTGCTACGAGGAACCAACTCCACGCCGATAGAGTTCAAAATCAAAGAGAACAAACCGAACGCAATCATCGGCCAGCTAAAGTTCCAAGACTTCCAGGAACAGTGCGACGCGGATGAAAAAGGTCTACCGCCGTTGATTTCTGTCCGAGGCGAACGAAACCGCAATGACCGGCAAGTCTTTACCCTGAACAGCAAAAACCGAACTCGCTACGGAAGAAGATTCATTCGCGAAGCGAACCCTGACTACGTCCAGCTCTACCCGCTGGTGACCTTCGACGCTCTGTACACGTCCAACGCATCCCGCAAAGCCCGCAATTCCAGGTATTCGCAAACACCGACCAGTGGCGTTCAGTACTCCCTGATCAACAGTTACGACGTGACCGACTTGATCCGACTCACCAACGACGGCAAACTGATGACCGTCAAGGGGTTGGATCGCGAAAAACAGGACACCATCAAGGTTACCATCATTGCCGAGTACTTCTACAAACATCGCACCTTCGCCGGCATTTACCAGGTGGTAATCCTCGTCGAAGACGAGAACGACAACCCGCCAAAGTTCAACCAACCCTTCTATCTAGGGGTGATCGCGGAAAACTCTCCGATCGGCACCGAAATCGTTTTGAGCAATCCGATCATCATCACCGATCCGGACGCCGGAATCAACTCCGAGTACGATCTGATCCTTTCGGGTGAGTCCAACTCTTTTGCCGTCCAGTTTTCGAACTCTACTCTGTCGAATTACAACAAAACAGTGGCGCACATCTTTAAGAACCTACAGATTGCCAATGTTGATGCCAGCAATGAAATGGCCAACCGGCGGACGGACTTCCACGCAAAACCAGTCGAGGGAGGCAACGGATCTACGCCGCACTATAACATCCTGTTTATGGGACCGAACAAGCTGGATCGGGAAGAAATTGACAGCTTGAGTTTGAAGATGATGGCAACCGATAACGATAGTTTGACCTCCGAGGTCGAGCTAcggatcttgattctggacgTTAACGACAATCCACCGATCTTCGAAAAGGTTGCGATCTTCCGTAAAAGTCGGTGTGAAATGATTGAGAATAGCAGCGATTTGGAGTTGTTTTATCTGGACGAACTGGAAACGGAAGTGTTACCGGAGTTTGTGGAAATGGAACGGGAGGTAGGTCGATTCGGCTACGGGGTGGAAAGTTTGTTTGAAATGGTCCAATCGGCTCCGTATATTGGCATACCAAGGCTTTTCGATGGGCAGTTGATGATGGCGAATCGATCGCCAGGGGGGTACCGGCGAAAAGTTTACAAACCCAAGGCTAAACTGCGGAGCGGGGTTCGGAATACTCGTGCGGTCGGTAGGAAGCCGGCGTTGAGATTTTCGCTTCCGGAGAATGTCGATGTGGGTAAGGTGATCCTGAAGCTGACAGCGAGTGATGATGATTTCGAGAAGAACTCGAAGGTTTACTACGAAATTGTGAATCAGGAAAAGTGGCCCGCTCAGAATAGGAGCAACTATTTCAAgattgatcggaattctggaGAATTGAAGGCGGTGCAGCGACTGCCACCGGAGAGAGAGATCAGATTAAATGTTTCCGCGAAGGATGTCGGTGGGTTGGCGGACGTAATCGGTTTGGAGTTTAAGATCTACGATGTAAACGACAACTCGCCGGTCTTCGAGAAGCAATGGTACACATTCAGGGTAGAGGAAGGAAATTACCCGATTACGGGGACGCGACTTGGTCAGGTCCGGGCGACCGATGAGGATCTAGGAATGAACGGGAACGTGAGCTATCTTCTGCTGGCAGAAGATGACGCAAAGATACCGTTTTCCATCTCTCCGCTGGACGGGACGATTCGGGTATCTGGGGAATTAGATCGCGAAACAGTTTCCTCGTATAACTTCAGAGTGTTGGCTTCGGATAACAATTTAGACCTGAAGCGATCGGCTATGGTAGATGTGGAGGTGATCGTTCTGGACAAAAATGACAACAGCCCGGAGTTCACGGCGTACGATGATCTACAGTACGATCGAGCGAGTATGAAACGACAACCGCTGTACGTATCCTACATCAACATCAACGCTAAACCGGGAACATTCGTCAAGCAGGTACAGGCGAGAGACAACGACTTCAAGGAAAACGGTAACGGATTGGTGATCTTCTCCCTGACGGGTCAAAACGATCTGCTACATTTTAACATAGacccgaaggaaggcgtgatcGTAACGGCAATGAAATTCATTCCACCAGCCAGTAGGAAGAGCTATCAACATATCAACGTAACGGTGGTTGCTTCGGACTTTGGAACGCCTCCTCGATCGAGTACGGCTTTGCTGATCGTTAACCTGCAGGGTAGTCCCGAGCGTTCAAATGAAGCCGAAGAGAAGGTCCCACTGTTTCCATACAAGTACTACGAACTCGAACTGCGTGAGAATGACCACGCTCCGAAGATCGTACTGAACGTCACCCTGAACAAGAAGTACACAAACGAGGCCTTCCGATGGCAGATTCTGAACGAAGAATACGGCGAGAAATTCAGGATTGacgaacggaacggatcgttgtGGATGCTGCAGCCTCTGGATCGAGAGGAGCAAGATTCGTACGAGATCAAAATTAAGGTGGAAAAGCTGCGGGTTCGCGAGAGTCGAAACATTCCGAGTGTTCTGTACGCTTTGGAGAATCCGGTGAGGAAACGCACgcaaaagctgttcgacaacgaGGTCGAGATCCTGGTTAAGGTGATGGATGTCAACGACAATTCACCGATCTTCCGGGAAAACGACGGTCCGATCATTGCGGTTGTACCCGATCGAGCCAACTACGGTTACCCGGTGCTGAAAGTTGAG GCCTACGATGCGGATATCGCCGGCAACGGAGAGATTCGTTACTCGCTGTTGAACGAACCTGCTCGATTGTTCAGCATCGACGCGTTGAGCGGTCAGATACGTTTGCTGAGTTCACTTGTGACGTTCCAAGATCAGGTCTTTGGGTTCGACGTCAAGGCAACGGATCGGGTGGGTGCCGACGACGGGAAGTCCACCATTGCGAACGTGTTTGTGTACGTGCTGAACGCGCACCAGGAGGTTTGTATGGTACTGTCCGGAGCACCGGTGGAAGTCGAGAAGCAGATGGGAATGATCACGGCTAGCTTGAGCCTTGCGACCGGGTACGACGTTCGGATACGGGCGTTGGAGAGTAATGACAAAGTGGAGGATGC CACAAATTTATACCTATATGCCATAGATCGAAGGTCCAACTCGTTAGTGGACATGGCTGAATTGCAAAG ATCACTTGCCTCGCTCGATATGTCCAATTTGAAGCCAAATTTGCCGATAATCGAACTTACCGAGCTGGCATCCAATGCCCTGGAGCCGCACTCGTACGATGCGGGTATGAAGGGAATCGAACTGGCAACCGTGGTCATCGCGGGACTGATATTTGCCGGTGGAACGGCTACGGCCCTGTGCATCGCATGCGCCCGTTACCGTCG
- the LOC131677302 gene encoding cadherin-89D isoform X3, with amino-acid sequence MIHQKMRILTRITLLLFLLFFCTSSSKACKLYSKSNLRTKSDGMQFLRLKEDFPVGGEIVSLYAFPRNSILIARTENSSDGEYFRLKEVNSTVVSVILNRSLDDLVDSDSPQSILKFSVFCSGTAMKTDNQSSFFTITVYIEDINDNDPEFINLPYALTLDESTPIETVVFNRIKAIDRDKPNTPNSDIEYSIAPKQLKSGDFPFRLESAQRPKLILQRPLDFDSGLHSMSVLVYAHDRGNPSRSANATVRVTIRDIDDLGPIFTRTIYRTKLKESFPITGKPVHVPIYFDPPIAAFDQDSLNATLIYSIVSGNERKLFWMSSETGTLFLQKEIDLEAESLPDNTITLQIEARQANNPSKAALARVDLEIIDLNDNLPEFEVDLYNISIIENLPKGFSILQVNALDRDQGENAEFYYYLANEEPKGAFVVDHVSGWIVVNDETFLDKETRSSLRMTVNAMERVEQVDRSRNYGTVQVAITLLDTNDNTPEFEQGTLYEFKTNCTAGVGTKVGTIKAKDPDDLGNGRVQYRVKNVRPNLVIPFRVDPDTGDIIVSDPLTYGKIAFFVEARDQPLNPSESRFNVALITIDIVCQSIEDIEFIGAPYEFWVGADAAVGASVGQIRTTFDMNTDEEIFFDLLHSYAEGVPFAIEERSGIVTVIEGMDKFDRRCYEFETVVSYLPNADGRIMEELTPEAYNNLEKIIVTNVTIHVIKHNFMLLRGTNSTPIEFKIKENKPNAIIGQLKFQDFQEQCDADEKGLPPLISVRGERNRNDRQVFTLNSKNRTRYGRRFIREANPDYVQLYPLVTFDALYTSNASRKARNSRYSQTPTSGVQYSLINSYDVTDLIRLTNDGKLMTVKGLDREKQDTIKVTIIAEYFYKHRTFAGIYQVVILVEDENDNPPKFNQPFYLGVIAENSPIGTEIVLSNPIIITDPDAGINSEYDLILSGESNSFAVQFSNSTLSNYNKTVAHIFKNLQIANVDASNEMANRRTDFHAKPVEGGNGSTPHYNILFMGPNKLDREEIDSLSLKMMATDNDSLTSEVELRILILDVNDNPPIFEKVAIFRKSRCEMIENSSDLELFYLDELETEVLPEFVEMEREVGRFGYGVESLFEMVQSAPYIGIPRLFDGQLMMANRSPGGYRRKVYKPKAKLRSGVRNTRAVGRKPALRFSLPENVDVGKVILKLTASDDDFEKNSKVYYEIVNQEKWPAQNRSNYFKIDRNSGELKAVQRLPPEREIRLNVSAKDVGGLADVIGLEFKIYDVNDNSPVFEKQWYTFRVEEGNYPITGTRLGQVRATDEDLGMNGNVSYLLLAEDDAKIPFSISPLDGTIRVSGELDRETVSSYNFRVLASDNNLDLKRSAMVDVEVIVLDKNDNSPEFTAYDDLQYDRASMKRQPLYVSYININAKPGTFVKQVQARDNDFKENGNGLVIFSLTGQNDLLHFNIDPKEGVIVTAMKFIPPASRKSYQHINVTVVASDFGTPPRSSTALLIVNLQGSPERSNEAEEKVPLFPYKYYELELRENDHAPKIVLNVTLNKKYTNEAFRWQILNEEYGEKFRIDERNGSLWMLQPLDREEQDSYEIKIKVEKLRVRESRNIPSVLYALENPVRKRTQKLFDNEVEILVKVMDVNDNSPIFRENDGPIIAVVPDRANYGYPVLKVEAYDADIAGNGEIRYSLLNEPARLFSIDALSGQIRLLSSLVTFQDQVFGFDVKATDRVGADDGKSTIANVFVYVLNAHQEVCMVLSGAPVEVEKQMGMITASLSLATGYDVRIRALESNDKVEDATNLYLYAIDRRSNSLVDMAELQRSLASLDMSNLKPNLPIIELTELASNALEPHSYDAGMKGIELATVVIAGLIFAGGTATALCIACARYRRNSNRH; translated from the exons CATGCAAACTCTACTCCAAAAGCAATCTGCGAACGAAATCCGATGGCATGCAGTTCCTACGGCTGAAGGAAGACTTTCCGGTGGGCGGAGAAATTGTGTCCCTGTATGCCTTCCCGCGCAATTCGATCTTGATCGCACGGACGGAAAACTCCAGCGACGGGGAATACTTTCGACTGAAGGAGGTCAACAGCACCGTTGTCAGTGTGATCCTGAACCGGAGCCTCGATGATCTGGTGGATAGTGACAGTCCTCAGAGTATACTGAAGTTTAGCGTGTTTTGCAGTGGGACGGCGATGAAGACGGATAAC CAGTCGTCATTTTTCACCATCACTGTTTACATAGAAGACATCAACGATAATGATCCCGAATTTATCAATCTACCGTACGCGCTGACGCTGGACGAATCAACGCCAATTGAGACGGTGGTGTTTAATAGAATTAAGGCAATTGATCGTGATAAGCCAAACACGCCGAATTCCGACATTGAGTACTCGATCGCACCGAAGCAGCTCAAAAGCGGCGACTTCCCGTTTCGTCTGGAGAGCGCGCAACGGCCGAAACTGATCCTGCAGCGGCCACTTGACTTCGACTCCGGTCTGCACTCGATGAGTGTGCTGGTGTACGCGCACGATCGTGGGAATCCGTCGCGATCGGCCAATGCCACCGTCAGGGTGACCATTCGGGACATCGACGATCTCGGGCCGATCTTCACGCGGACGATCTATCGTACCAAACTGAAGGAATCGTTTCCAATCACG GGTAAACCAGTTCACGTGCCAATCTACTTCGATCCGCCGATCGCAGCGTTCGATCAGGACTCGCTGAATGCCACCCTGATCTACAGCATCGTAAGCGGGAACGAACGCAAACTCTTCTGGATGTCGTCGGAAACGGGAACGCTCTTTCTGCAGAAGGAGATTGATCTTGAAGCGGAAAGTCTACCGGATAATACGATCACTCTACAGATCGAGGCTAGACAAGCCAATAACCCCTCGAAAGCTGCTTTGGCTAG AGTCGACCTGGAAATCATTGACCTCAACGACAACCTGCCGGAGTTCGAGGTCGATCTCTACAATATCTCAATCATCGAAAATCTCCCGAAGGGCTTCAGTATCCTCCAGGTCAACGCACTGGATCGCGATCAGGGGGAAAATGCTGAATTCTACTACTACCTGGCAAACGAGGAACCGAAGGGAGCTTTCGTGGTTGATCACGTGTCCGGTTGGATCGTAGTCAATGACGAAACCTTCCTGGATAAGGAAACTCGCAGCTCGCTGCGTATGACGGTTAACGCTATGGAACGCGTCGAACAGGTTGATCGCAGCCGAAACTATGGCACAGTTCAGGTGGCGATCACGCTGCTGGACACGAACGATAACACGCCGGAGTTTGAGCAAGGTACGTTGTACGAGTTTAAAACAAACTGTACTGCGGGAGTGGGAACTAAGGTCGGTACGATCAAAGCTAAAGATCCGGATGATTTGGGGAATGGTCGAGTTCAGTATCGTGTTAAAAATGTACGACCCAATCTGGTGATCCCGTTTAGGGTGGATCCGGACACGGGGGACATCATTGTGTCGGATCCATTGACATACGGAAAAATTGCCTTTTTTGTGGAAGCTCGCGATCAACCCCTGAATCCATCGGAGTCCAGATTCAACGTTGCGCTGATCACGATCGACATCGTGTGTCAATCGATCGAGGACATTGAGTTTATCGGTGCTCCGTACGAGTTCTGGGTCGGAGCGGACGCAGCCGTCGGGGCTTCGGTTGGACAAATTAGAACAACTTTTGATATGAACACCGACGAAGAGATCTTCTTCGATTTACTGCATTCTTACGCGGAAGGAGTTCCCTTCGCGATCGAGGAAAGATCCGGAATCGTCACCGTGATCGAGGGTATGGATAAATTTGATCGCCGTTGCTACGAGTTTGAAACCGTTGTTTCTTATCTTCCAAATGCCGACGGCCGCATCATGGAAGAGCTAACACCAGAAGCGTACAACAACCTCGAAAAGATCATCGTCACAAATGTAACCATTCACGTCATCAAACATAACTTTATGCTGCTACGAGGAACCAACTCCACGCCGATAGAGTTCAAAATCAAAGAGAACAAACCGAACGCAATCATCGGCCAGCTAAAGTTCCAAGACTTCCAGGAACAGTGCGACGCGGATGAAAAAGGTCTACCGCCGTTGATTTCTGTCCGAGGCGAACGAAACCGCAATGACCGGCAAGTCTTTACCCTGAACAGCAAAAACCGAACTCGCTACGGAAGAAGATTCATTCGCGAAGCGAACCCTGACTACGTCCAGCTCTACCCGCTGGTGACCTTCGACGCTCTGTACACGTCCAACGCATCCCGCAAAGCCCGCAATTCCAGGTATTCGCAAACACCGACCAGTGGCGTTCAGTACTCCCTGATCAACAGTTACGACGTGACCGACTTGATCCGACTCACCAACGACGGCAAACTGATGACCGTCAAGGGGTTGGATCGCGAAAAACAGGACACCATCAAGGTTACCATCATTGCCGAGTACTTCTACAAACATCGCACCTTCGCCGGCATTTACCAGGTGGTAATCCTCGTCGAAGACGAGAACGACAACCCGCCAAAGTTCAACCAACCCTTCTATCTAGGGGTGATCGCGGAAAACTCTCCGATCGGCACCGAAATCGTTTTGAGCAATCCGATCATCATCACCGATCCGGACGCCGGAATCAACTCCGAGTACGATCTGATCCTTTCGGGTGAGTCCAACTCTTTTGCCGTCCAGTTTTCGAACTCTACTCTGTCGAATTACAACAAAACAGTGGCGCACATCTTTAAGAACCTACAGATTGCCAATGTTGATGCCAGCAATGAAATGGCCAACCGGCGGACGGACTTCCACGCAAAACCAGTCGAGGGAGGCAACGGATCTACGCCGCACTATAACATCCTGTTTATGGGACCGAACAAGCTGGATCGGGAAGAAATTGACAGCTTGAGTTTGAAGATGATGGCAACCGATAACGATAGTTTGACCTCCGAGGTCGAGCTAcggatcttgattctggacgTTAACGACAATCCACCGATCTTCGAAAAGGTTGCGATCTTCCGTAAAAGTCGGTGTGAAATGATTGAGAATAGCAGCGATTTGGAGTTGTTTTATCTGGACGAACTGGAAACGGAAGTGTTACCGGAGTTTGTGGAAATGGAACGGGAGGTAGGTCGATTCGGCTACGGGGTGGAAAGTTTGTTTGAAATGGTCCAATCGGCTCCGTATATTGGCATACCAAGGCTTTTCGATGGGCAGTTGATGATGGCGAATCGATCGCCAGGGGGGTACCGGCGAAAAGTTTACAAACCCAAGGCTAAACTGCGGAGCGGGGTTCGGAATACTCGTGCGGTCGGTAGGAAGCCGGCGTTGAGATTTTCGCTTCCGGAGAATGTCGATGTGGGTAAGGTGATCCTGAAGCTGACAGCGAGTGATGATGATTTCGAGAAGAACTCGAAGGTTTACTACGAAATTGTGAATCAGGAAAAGTGGCCCGCTCAGAATAGGAGCAACTATTTCAAgattgatcggaattctggaGAATTGAAGGCGGTGCAGCGACTGCCACCGGAGAGAGAGATCAGATTAAATGTTTCCGCGAAGGATGTCGGTGGGTTGGCGGACGTAATCGGTTTGGAGTTTAAGATCTACGATGTAAACGACAACTCGCCGGTCTTCGAGAAGCAATGGTACACATTCAGGGTAGAGGAAGGAAATTACCCGATTACGGGGACGCGACTTGGTCAGGTCCGGGCGACCGATGAGGATCTAGGAATGAACGGGAACGTGAGCTATCTTCTGCTGGCAGAAGATGACGCAAAGATACCGTTTTCCATCTCTCCGCTGGACGGGACGATTCGGGTATCTGGGGAATTAGATCGCGAAACAGTTTCCTCGTATAACTTCAGAGTGTTGGCTTCGGATAACAATTTAGACCTGAAGCGATCGGCTATGGTAGATGTGGAGGTGATCGTTCTGGACAAAAATGACAACAGCCCGGAGTTCACGGCGTACGATGATCTACAGTACGATCGAGCGAGTATGAAACGACAACCGCTGTACGTATCCTACATCAACATCAACGCTAAACCGGGAACATTCGTCAAGCAGGTACAGGCGAGAGACAACGACTTCAAGGAAAACGGTAACGGATTGGTGATCTTCTCCCTGACGGGTCAAAACGATCTGCTACATTTTAACATAGacccgaaggaaggcgtgatcGTAACGGCAATGAAATTCATTCCACCAGCCAGTAGGAAGAGCTATCAACATATCAACGTAACGGTGGTTGCTTCGGACTTTGGAACGCCTCCTCGATCGAGTACGGCTTTGCTGATCGTTAACCTGCAGGGTAGTCCCGAGCGTTCAAATGAAGCCGAAGAGAAGGTCCCACTGTTTCCATACAAGTACTACGAACTCGAACTGCGTGAGAATGACCACGCTCCGAAGATCGTACTGAACGTCACCCTGAACAAGAAGTACACAAACGAGGCCTTCCGATGGCAGATTCTGAACGAAGAATACGGCGAGAAATTCAGGATTGacgaacggaacggatcgttgtGGATGCTGCAGCCTCTGGATCGAGAGGAGCAAGATTCGTACGAGATCAAAATTAAGGTGGAAAAGCTGCGGGTTCGCGAGAGTCGAAACATTCCGAGTGTTCTGTACGCTTTGGAGAATCCGGTGAGGAAACGCACgcaaaagctgttcgacaacgaGGTCGAGATCCTGGTTAAGGTGATGGATGTCAACGACAATTCACCGATCTTCCGGGAAAACGACGGTCCGATCATTGCGGTTGTACCCGATCGAGCCAACTACGGTTACCCGGTGCTGAAAGTTGAG GCCTACGATGCGGATATCGCCGGCAACGGAGAGATTCGTTACTCGCTGTTGAACGAACCTGCTCGATTGTTCAGCATCGACGCGTTGAGCGGTCAGATACGTTTGCTGAGTTCACTTGTGACGTTCCAAGATCAGGTCTTTGGGTTCGACGTCAAGGCAACGGATCGGGTGGGTGCCGACGACGGGAAGTCCACCATTGCGAACGTGTTTGTGTACGTGCTGAACGCGCACCAGGAGGTTTGTATGGTACTGTCCGGAGCACCGGTGGAAGTCGAGAAGCAGATGGGAATGATCACGGCTAGCTTGAGCCTTGCGACCGGGTACGACGTTCGGATACGGGCGTTGGAGAGTAATGACAAAGTGGAGGATGC CACAAATTTATACCTATATGCCATAGATCGAAGGTCCAACTCGTTAGTGGACATGGCTGAATTGCAAAG ATCACTTGCCTCGCTCGATATGTCCAATTTGAAGCCAAATTTGCCGATAATCGAACTTACCGAGCTGGCATCCAATGCCCTGGAGCCGCACTCGTACGATGCGGGTATGAAGGGAATCGAACTGGCAACCGTGGTCATCGCGGGACTGATATTTGCCGGTGGAACGGCTACGGCCCTGTGCATCGCATGCGCCCGTTACCGTCG CAATTCGAATCGTCACTGA